In one Streptomyces marincola genomic region, the following are encoded:
- a CDS encoding nucleoside-diphosphate kinase has translation MAEVQAHTVERTLVLLKPDALARGLAGRIITRFEDAALKIVGTKMKWMDEEFTRKHYFDLEERLGSEVYSVTATFMQQGPVIALVLEGFDAIATVRKIVGSTYPNQAPAGTVRGDFSHYSAAASTASGKAVANLVHASGNAEEAKQEVELWFDKDELQDYKTLAEIYTY, from the coding sequence ATGGCCGAGGTTCAGGCACACACTGTCGAGCGTACGCTCGTCCTGCTCAAGCCCGATGCGCTGGCGCGTGGCCTGGCAGGAAGGATCATCACTCGATTCGAGGACGCCGCGCTGAAGATCGTCGGCACGAAGATGAAGTGGATGGACGAGGAGTTCACCCGCAAGCACTACTTCGATCTGGAAGAGCGGCTGGGGTCGGAGGTCTACAGCGTCACGGCGACGTTCATGCAGCAGGGGCCGGTCATCGCTCTGGTGCTGGAGGGCTTCGACGCCATCGCTACGGTCCGCAAGATCGTCGGCAGCACATACCCGAACCAGGCTCCGGCCGGCACGGTGCGGGGCGACTTCTCGCACTACAGCGCGGCGGCCAGCACCGCATCGGGCAAGGCGGTCGCGAACCTCGTGCACGCGTCCGGCAACGCGGAGGAGGCCAAGCAGGAGGTTGAGCTGTGGTTCGACAAGGACGAGCTACAGGACTACAAGACGCTGGCCGAGATCTACACGTATTAG